A single genomic interval of Chryseobacterium paludis harbors:
- a CDS encoding LytTR family DNA-binding domain-containing protein — protein sequence MKKLNPSIKHHLLIGIFISMWLFIFAFFIRPFDDGTVSFKVWVIISIGFSLIAFLCYGLLSVVQKSIYQKLSKWNIGFEIASLFFFQLLFWVSTYCFYKSPVLHGGYDFFKFFKMIILKSALISTPIIILARIYVVSLIPAEDDIIIIRGENKLDILKIKKGDLICVSNSQNYVEIFFTDGSQMKKKLIRSTLKKVQNDFDFLIQVHRSHLINPSHFKAWKNQDTISLTQIELPVSKNYRKDLLAL from the coding sequence ATGAAAAAGTTAAACCCTTCAATTAAGCATCATTTACTGATAGGAATTTTCATCAGTATGTGGCTTTTTATCTTCGCTTTTTTTATAAGGCCATTTGACGATGGGACGGTAAGTTTTAAAGTATGGGTAATCATCAGTATTGGATTTAGCCTGATTGCTTTTTTATGCTATGGATTACTTTCGGTCGTTCAAAAAAGTATTTATCAGAAACTCTCAAAATGGAATATTGGATTTGAAATAGCCAGTCTCTTTTTTTTCCAGCTCCTTTTTTGGGTAAGCACATACTGCTTTTATAAAAGTCCTGTTTTACATGGTGGATATGATTTTTTTAAATTTTTTAAAATGATCATTCTTAAATCAGCCCTGATTTCCACTCCCATAATAATTTTAGCAAGAATATATGTGGTCTCCTTAATTCCTGCTGAAGACGATATCATCATTATCCGGGGAGAAAATAAACTGGATATTTTAAAAATAAAAAAAGGGGATTTGATCTGTGTTTCAAATTCACAAAATTATGTCGAGATCTTCTTTACCGATGGAAGTCAAATGAAAAAGAAATTAATTCGGAGTACATTAAAAAAAGTCCAGAATGATTTTGATTTTTTAATTCAGGTCCATCGGTCACATTTAATAAATCCATCTCATTTTAAGGCATGGAAAAATCAGGATACCATTTCTCTTACTCAAATTGAATTGCCTGTTTCTAAAAATTACAGGAAAGATCTATTGGCCTTATAA
- a CDS encoding AraC family transcriptional regulator, whose protein sequence is MNDADNNIDHRILEYAAKVGLTTLDELQYVEVKLFKAFTFLPDIAMHFGTFNIKKNFIRKTATSSIKDSIGFLFYNIFEDDQTSSGISTIKLSGDAPFVRIFPFTIQQKINFTKNTQATYVSISISADYLKSFLKEESPYFQFLFDDTNSFLIEELMTDDILRTINDIVKKEAPSTMKSYYYKIKAMELLFYLFESLRKREGSVHQKLSGKEIKSIYQVRDKIVSSLSQPTSIAELKQIAGMNELKLRKIFTQVFGMGIYDYYQHLRMKEAARLLRDEKLSVSEAGYLMGFENLSHFSRVFEKHIGQKPKKYSNNLK, encoded by the coding sequence ATGAATGATGCAGATAATAATATAGACCACAGAATTCTTGAATATGCAGCCAAAGTAGGACTAACGACACTGGACGAGCTACAGTATGTCGAAGTCAAACTTTTTAAAGCCTTCACGTTTTTGCCGGATATAGCCATGCATTTTGGTACGTTTAACATTAAAAAGAATTTTATCCGCAAAACCGCAACATCATCGATCAAAGACAGTATTGGGTTTTTATTTTACAACATTTTTGAGGATGATCAGACCTCTTCTGGTATAAGTACAATCAAACTGTCCGGAGATGCGCCATTTGTACGGATATTCCCATTTACGATACAGCAGAAAATCAATTTTACAAAAAATACACAGGCCACGTACGTTTCAATCAGCATCAGTGCTGATTATCTGAAAAGTTTTCTGAAGGAGGAATCTCCCTATTTTCAATTCCTGTTCGATGATACCAACAGTTTTCTGATTGAAGAATTGATGACCGATGATATTTTGCGCACCATAAACGATATTGTAAAAAAGGAAGCGCCAAGTACAATGAAAAGTTATTACTACAAAATCAAGGCGATGGAACTTCTTTTTTATTTATTTGAAAGTTTGCGCAAACGGGAAGGTTCTGTCCACCAAAAACTAAGCGGAAAGGAAATAAAATCTATTTACCAGGTACGCGACAAAATAGTTTCCTCATTAAGCCAACCGACCAGCATTGCAGAGCTGAAACAAATTGCAGGAATGAATGAACTTAAGCTCCGTAAAATATTCACGCAGGTTTTTGGTATGGGAATTTACGATTACTATCAGCACTTACGCATGAAAGAAGCTGCCCGGCTTTTACGGGATGAAAAACTGTCCGTATCTGAAGCAGGCTATCTAATGGGTTTTGAAAACCTAAGTCATTTCTCAAGGGTATTTGAAAAACATATAGGTCAAAAGCCGAAAAAATACAGTAATAACCTGAAATAA
- a CDS encoding DUF3892 domain-containing protein, translated as MSIFYVTAVRYSSDHSHISHVLVHSPENVGGRLTKGIILSKEQVITNIGQGHIYTTAIHSYRDQCWKYGAKIGIVSVGFNRYLRTDRDSTSTDNLENLLLIDELR; from the coding sequence ATGAGTATTTTTTATGTAACAGCGGTAAGATACAGTAGTGATCATTCGCATATTAGTCATGTGTTAGTTCATTCACCAGAGAATGTAGGAGGACGTCTAACTAAAGGAATTATTTTAAGTAAAGAACAAGTAATTACCAATATTGGTCAAGGGCACATTTATACAACTGCGATCCATAGTTATAGGGATCAATGTTGGAAATATGGTGCTAAAATTGGAATTGTATCAGTAGGGTTTAATCGTTATCTTAGAACAGATCGAGATTCAACCTCGACTGATAATTTGGAAAATCTTTTATTGATAGATGAGTTAAGATAA
- a CDS encoding alpha/beta fold hydrolase, whose product MKAFRTISAASILCVTLFTVVTVSCTEESEVITQEVQVLNHRNAKTKFVKVKGNDFAYRTWGKEDGIPLVLLPGLGGSMDDWDPSVTDGLAQKYKIIIFDNQGVAASQGTTPNTVQAMADDAIDFIKALNLTKVNIMGFSIGGFVAQRVVLTQPTLINKVILTGTGPKGAIGLSNLPNIIAGTAGLSAEESFLKFGFTQSAASIAAGKASYARIQLRTTDRDLPLSDATSNSQFTAVLSWAQPDANSLEDIKMIKNPVLIVHGENDLPVSVQNAQNMKQNLEHGELLVFPDSGHASFFQNHDAFVAKAVAFLGE is encoded by the coding sequence ATGAAAGCATTCAGAACAATTTCAGCAGCAAGTATTTTATGTGTAACTCTTTTTACTGTAGTTACCGTATCGTGCACAGAGGAGAGTGAGGTGATCACCCAGGAAGTACAGGTATTAAATCACCGTAACGCTAAAACTAAATTTGTAAAAGTCAAAGGCAATGATTTTGCGTACCGTACCTGGGGAAAAGAAGATGGAATTCCTTTGGTATTGTTACCGGGATTAGGAGGTTCTATGGACGATTGGGATCCTTCAGTAACAGACGGACTGGCACAGAAGTATAAGATCATCATCTTCGATAACCAGGGAGTCGCAGCTTCCCAGGGAACTACCCCAAACACCGTACAGGCTATGGCAGATGATGCCATCGATTTTATCAAAGCTTTAAACCTTACTAAAGTCAATATCATGGGATTCTCTATAGGTGGATTTGTAGCGCAAAGAGTGGTTTTAACCCAACCCACACTGATCAACAAAGTGATCCTAACAGGGACGGGACCAAAAGGAGCAATAGGATTATCCAATTTACCTAATATCATTGCCGGAACAGCAGGATTAAGTGCTGAAGAATCTTTCCTGAAATTCGGATTTACACAATCTGCAGCGAGTATTGCAGCTGGAAAAGCGTCGTATGCCAGAATCCAGCTTCGTACCACCGACAGAGATCTTCCATTAAGTGATGCCACTTCCAATTCACAGTTTACTGCGGTTCTAAGTTGGGCACAGCCTGATGCCAATTCACTTGAAGATATAAAAATGATTAAAAATCCTGTGCTTATCGTTCATGGAGAAAATGATCTTCCCGTATCGGTTCAGAATGCACAAAATATGAAGCAAAATTTAGAACATGGCGAACTTCTGGTTTTTCCGGATTCAGGTCATGCGTCTTTCTTCCAGAATCATGACGCGTTTGTAGCGAAAGCTGTTGCGTTTTTAGGTGAGTAG
- a CDS encoding NAD(P)H-dependent oxidoreductase: MSLQETLQWRFATKSFNGKTIENEKIDQILEAIRLSPSSSGLQPFKVFVITNQELKEKLYPVSWEQKQILQASHLLVFAAWDEYTPERVNTFFEFSNKERNLPSSATDDYRLKLLGILDQRSKDQHFVGAAHQAYLALGFGLLAAAHLKVDATPLEGFDSEAYDEILHLREQGLKSTVLMALGYRDEENDWLVNLKKVRRSNEELFIELN, translated from the coding sequence ATGTCATTACAAGAAACATTACAATGGAGATTTGCCACAAAAAGTTTTAATGGGAAAACAATAGAAAATGAAAAGATCGACCAGATTCTGGAAGCGATCCGTTTGTCGCCTTCGAGTTCAGGCTTACAGCCTTTTAAAGTTTTTGTGATCACCAATCAGGAATTAAAGGAAAAGTTATATCCCGTATCATGGGAACAGAAGCAGATTCTTCAGGCTTCTCACCTGCTGGTTTTTGCCGCGTGGGATGAGTACACCCCGGAAAGAGTGAATACATTTTTCGAATTCAGCAATAAGGAACGCAACCTGCCTTCCAGTGCCACCGATGACTACCGTTTAAAACTTCTTGGTATCCTGGATCAAAGAAGTAAGGACCAGCATTTTGTAGGTGCCGCGCATCAGGCTTACCTCGCATTGGGATTTGGTCTTCTTGCTGCTGCCCATCTGAAAGTAGATGCCACTCCTCTGGAAGGTTTTGACAGTGAAGCTTACGATGAGATCCTTCATCTTCGAGAGCAGGGATTAAAGAGTACAGTTCTTATGGCTTTAGGATACCGAGATGAAGAGAATGACTGGCTGGTGAATCTTAAAAAAGTAAGGCGGTCTAACGAGGAGCTGTTTATTGAACTCAATTAG
- a CDS encoding aldo/keto reductase → MKSRKLRDLEVSAIGYGSMGLSQGYGSVPDRKESIELIRNTYDLGCTFFDTAEAYAMGANEELLGEALADIRNKVSIATKFWIQESIEDYSTEKLMSIIKNKLENSLKRLKTDHIELYYQHRVNKDIPVEDIAYCMGELIKEGKILGWGQSQSTKEEIRRAHAVTPITAIQSEYSIMARQFEKDIIPTCGELGIGFVAFSPLANGFLSGQVNAETQFKGIDARRVITRFEKDNIIANQPLLEVLHQFATIKEATPAQVSLAWMLHKNDFIVPIPGSRNMKRIEENMGSAEIVLSEDEFNQIETALSTIQIHGNRRDEDLIKLRTLKD, encoded by the coding sequence ATGAAATCAAGAAAATTAAGAGACCTGGAAGTATCGGCAATCGGCTATGGAAGTATGGGACTAAGTCAGGGGTATGGATCAGTACCGGATCGAAAGGAATCTATTGAATTAATTCGAAACACTTATGATCTTGGCTGTACCTTTTTTGATACTGCTGAAGCCTACGCAATGGGAGCCAATGAAGAATTGTTGGGTGAGGCTTTAGCCGACATCCGAAATAAAGTCAGCATTGCCACTAAGTTCTGGATTCAGGAAAGTATCGAAGATTATTCCACAGAAAAATTAATGAGTATCATTAAAAACAAACTAGAAAACTCATTAAAAAGACTGAAAACAGACCATATCGAATTGTATTATCAGCATCGGGTCAATAAAGATATTCCAGTTGAAGACATTGCTTATTGCATGGGTGAACTGATCAAAGAAGGAAAAATATTGGGTTGGGGTCAATCACAGTCAACGAAAGAGGAAATCAGAAGGGCTCATGCGGTGACTCCAATCACTGCCATTCAGAGTGAATATTCCATCATGGCGCGACAGTTTGAAAAGGATATCATTCCAACCTGTGGGGAACTTGGAATTGGTTTTGTTGCCTTTTCACCCCTTGCTAATGGTTTCTTATCTGGCCAGGTGAATGCGGAAACACAGTTTAAGGGAATTGATGCAAGAAGGGTTATTACCCGTTTTGAGAAGGACAATATCATTGCCAACCAGCCTTTGTTAGAAGTATTGCATCAGTTTGCCACCATAAAAGAAGCGACTCCTGCACAGGTTTCCCTGGCTTGGATGCTTCATAAAAATGATTTTATCGTACCTATTCCTGGTTCAAGAAATATGAAAAGGATTGAGGAGAATATGGGTTCAGCTGAAATTGTACTGAGTGAGGATGAATTTAACCAAATAGAAACTGCATTATCGACCATTCAGATTCACGGTAACCGAAGAGATGAAGATCTTATCAAATTGCGAACATTAAAAGATTAA
- a CDS encoding helix-turn-helix domain-containing protein, translated as MDKNIPQKFESLSELHKVFGLKKPLHPLVSFINIKDIKINPDELSPTMMLNFYKVAYKTDLCSQARYGQNYYDFGEGGLVFTAPNQVFESPNNKANSGYLLFFHPDLLLSYPLAKKIKEYGFFSYTTNEALHLSEKEKETILSVFTIIEEELNNRIDDFSQDVMIAQIELLLSYSNRFYKRQFITRKAVNHSLLEKFEETLNDYFNNSALLEQGIPTVNFLAEKLNISPSYLSDVLRSLTGQSTQQHIHHKLSNLAKEKLSVSSLSISEIAYELGFEHPQSFSKFFKKMTKRTPLEFRESFN; from the coding sequence ATGGATAAAAATATTCCACAAAAATTTGAATCTTTATCCGAATTACATAAGGTGTTTGGGCTGAAAAAGCCCTTACATCCTTTGGTGAGTTTTATCAATATCAAAGACATTAAAATTAATCCGGATGAGCTGTCTCCAACCATGATGCTGAATTTTTATAAAGTTGCTTATAAAACAGATCTGTGCAGTCAGGCAAGATATGGACAGAATTATTATGATTTCGGAGAAGGTGGATTGGTATTCACTGCTCCCAATCAGGTCTTTGAAAGTCCTAATAATAAAGCCAATTCCGGCTATCTCCTGTTTTTCCATCCCGATCTTCTTCTGTCCTATCCTTTGGCTAAAAAAATCAAGGAATATGGGTTCTTTTCTTATACCACCAATGAAGCTTTACACCTTTCTGAAAAAGAAAAGGAAACCATCTTATCAGTTTTTACCATTATTGAGGAAGAATTAAATAACAGAATAGACGATTTTAGTCAGGATGTAATGATCGCACAAATAGAACTTCTGTTAAGCTATAGCAACCGTTTTTATAAACGACAGTTTATTACCCGAAAAGCTGTCAATCACAGCTTACTGGAAAAATTTGAAGAGACTCTGAACGATTATTTCAACAACTCCGCTTTACTGGAACAAGGAATTCCTACCGTGAATTTCCTTGCCGAAAAGTTAAATATTTCGCCCAGCTATCTGAGTGACGTGTTACGTTCCCTTACTGGGCAAAGTACACAACAGCATATTCATCATAAATTAAGTAATCTGGCAAAGGAAAAACTGTCTGTTAGCAGTTTATCTATAAGTGAAATTGCTTATGAACTGGGATTTGAACATCCGCAATCTTTTAGTAAATTTTTTAAGAAAATGACGAAGAGGACTCCCCTTGAGTTCAGGGAGTCGTTTAATTAG
- a CDS encoding methylamine utilization protein MauJ translates to MPENLPTWEITLNVYGPITVERKFNFRQRKDFHFNDKLYSDIEVSKNSSLGITITLTAYAIEQTIARKAALYFCGQALDVLSLNINLPTILTITDNKNFPAKVETERRRLAENELSDAFKTARLWVLTEPTFLRAVGWYRKGLYTEDPFDKFLAFFNSIEILCNKYNPNKDRCNNPGTNTKCHMWETFKSIWGECPHWPIIPNEIDWIDENYDIRKDIAHGIASIDVNVVENVTSKIETIKSVAYKLISDWKDDRLAPRITDDISEKLF, encoded by the coding sequence ATGCCTGAAAATTTACCTACTTGGGAAATCACATTAAATGTTTATGGTCCAATAACTGTTGAAAGAAAATTTAATTTTCGCCAACGTAAAGATTTCCATTTTAATGATAAATTATATAGTGATATTGAGGTATCAAAAAATAGTTCACTTGGAATAACAATTACATTAACAGCATATGCGATTGAACAAACAATAGCCCGAAAAGCGGCTCTTTATTTTTGTGGACAAGCACTGGACGTATTATCATTAAATATTAATCTACCAACTATATTAACAATTACAGATAATAAGAACTTTCCAGCAAAAGTAGAAACTGAACGTAGAAGGTTAGCCGAAAATGAACTTAGTGATGCTTTTAAAACTGCAAGGCTTTGGGTTTTAACCGAGCCAACATTTTTACGGGCAGTAGGCTGGTATAGAAAAGGATTATACACAGAAGACCCATTTGATAAATTTCTTGCATTTTTTAATAGTATAGAAATTCTTTGTAACAAGTACAATCCTAACAAAGATCGCTGTAATAATCCCGGTACAAATACCAAATGTCATATGTGGGAAACATTTAAATCGATTTGGGGTGAATGCCCCCACTGGCCAATAATACCTAATGAAATAGATTGGATTGATGAAAATTATGATATTAGAAAGGATATAGCACACGGTATTGCCTCCATTGACGTTAATGTAGTAGAAAATGTGACATCAAAAATAGAGACAATTAAAAGTGTAGCTTACAAATTAATTAGCGATTGGAAAGATGATAGGCTAGCACCAAGAATTACTGATGACATTAGCGAGAAACTATTTTAA
- a CDS encoding amidohydrolase family protein: MKLWLRRVLYSVIILSGILMVVFIWADHELNKVLGKSTEVINISSIVKPAKIIQIKNVSILSDDCTHFIKNQDVLIQDGIIIQLGKNQPINNTATIIDGTNKYLIPGLVDSHVHLKESKNDLFLYLVNGVTYVREMAGQPVNLEWRKSIQKNNMGPGMFIASPPIFSERGLAGYYYSWTRHSINYANKKDAQKAIKKIKEQGYDAIKMYGFVNPEMFKTTIEIAKENNIPVIGHIPLVDLETLYQSGQNEVAHIEELTVKTIDDFGKSISKNPEEYLNFLKARAPEIAKKLKKNNMSVTSTVWLCEGFLSQKFDLKSKLKTIELKYVNPKIIEGTPLYKLGWLPGKNGYEYSGKDEPDAKEASKVFWNTYTKAIHIMTKALVDQKVNIMAGTDANVATVVPGFSLHNELESLSKSGMTNSQAIYSATVAPGNWMKSNTGKIKKGYQSDLVLLTKDPLENIKNTKTIEYVFFDQYMIDKIQIKTILKAIEEANNKNRDISINEYLH; encoded by the coding sequence ATGAAACTTTGGTTAAGAAGAGTTCTGTATTCGGTCATTATATTGTCCGGTATTCTTATGGTCGTTTTTATATGGGCAGATCATGAATTAAATAAGGTTTTGGGTAAGTCTACTGAGGTCATCAATATATCTTCGATCGTTAAACCAGCCAAAATAATTCAGATAAAAAACGTCAGTATTCTTTCAGACGATTGTACCCATTTCATTAAAAACCAGGATGTACTTATTCAAGATGGTATCATCATTCAGTTAGGCAAAAATCAACCAATAAATAATACAGCAACAATCATTGATGGCACTAACAAATACCTGATTCCAGGTCTTGTAGACAGTCATGTTCATCTAAAAGAAAGTAAGAATGATTTATTTTTGTATTTAGTAAATGGTGTTACCTATGTTAGAGAGATGGCCGGACAGCCTGTCAATTTAGAATGGAGAAAATCAATACAGAAAAATAACATGGGTCCCGGAATGTTTATTGCCTCTCCCCCAATATTTAGTGAGCGCGGATTGGCAGGTTATTATTACAGCTGGACCAGACATTCTATTAATTACGCCAATAAAAAGGATGCTCAAAAAGCAATAAAAAAAATCAAGGAACAAGGCTATGATGCTATTAAAATGTATGGTTTTGTAAATCCAGAAATGTTTAAAACAACCATAGAGATTGCCAAAGAAAATAACATTCCTGTTATTGGTCATATCCCATTAGTGGATTTAGAAACTCTTTATCAGTCAGGTCAAAATGAAGTTGCTCACATTGAAGAATTAACCGTTAAAACGATTGATGATTTTGGAAAATCAATTTCTAAAAACCCTGAAGAATACCTCAATTTTCTAAAAGCACGTGCCCCCGAAATTGCAAAAAAGTTAAAAAAGAATAATATGAGTGTGACTTCAACGGTTTGGTTATGTGAAGGTTTTCTAAGCCAAAAATTTGACTTAAAGTCTAAGCTTAAAACAATAGAATTAAAATATGTAAATCCCAAAATTATCGAAGGAACACCACTTTACAAATTAGGTTGGTTACCTGGTAAAAATGGATATGAATATTCTGGAAAAGATGAACCAGATGCAAAAGAGGCCTCTAAGGTTTTTTGGAATACCTATACAAAAGCAATTCACATCATGACCAAAGCATTGGTCGATCAAAAAGTAAACATTATGGCTGGTACAGATGCCAATGTAGCAACTGTTGTTCCCGGTTTTTCCCTTCATAATGAACTGGAATCTTTATCTAAATCCGGAATGACCAATTCACAGGCAATCTATTCCGCAACCGTCGCTCCAGGCAATTGGATGAAAAGCAATACTGGAAAAATAAAAAAAGGATATCAATCTGATTTGGTACTTCTTACAAAAGATCCTTTAGAAAATATTAAAAACACAAAAACGATTGAATATGTGTTTTTTGATCAATACATGATCGATAAAATTCAAATAAAAACGATCTTAAAGGCTATAGAAGAGGCCAATAATAAAAACAGAGATATAAGCATTAATGAATATTTACATTGA
- a CDS encoding FAD-dependent monooxygenase, with the protein MKKQVLISGASFAGLTLAYWLNKFGYKVTVVEIGKGLRKGGSPIDVRGKALDVVKEMGILQKIKDHEFIHTDEVVNAKGETLTTFSINALEEYLGDIEIHRNDLVDIIFDIVPKDEVEIVFGNNIKSLIQHEDRVDVSFENGPNRSFDFLFGADGTHSIVRKLVFGPEENFKKFFGVYFAFAKADHIQTGKSGNTGIVYRELGKQAVIYHFKEGANAILMFRTPQLDWDYRNDDQHKQILKEYFGNNTNWKIPEILDTMLHSDNLYFDEACQIHMPNWTKGRVALIGDAAHAPSFFTGMGTSLALQGATLLAKELKENDDYKTAFEKYSETFKPVAESIQSRITRGLKVQLPETEEELQASFMAMTNNKPS; encoded by the coding sequence ATGAAAAAACAAGTTTTGATCTCAGGGGCAAGCTTTGCCGGATTAACGTTAGCGTATTGGTTAAACAAATTTGGCTATAAAGTGACGGTCGTGGAAATTGGCAAAGGTCTTAGAAAAGGCGGTTCGCCCATCGATGTCCGTGGCAAAGCCCTGGATGTTGTAAAAGAAATGGGAATATTGCAAAAAATAAAAGACCATGAATTTATCCATACCGATGAGGTTGTCAATGCCAAAGGCGAAACACTGACTACTTTTTCAATAAACGCACTGGAAGAATATCTCGGTGATATTGAAATCCATCGCAACGACCTGGTCGATATTATTTTTGATATTGTCCCTAAGGATGAAGTCGAAATTGTTTTCGGCAATAACATAAAGAGCTTAATCCAGCATGAAGACCGTGTGGATGTATCCTTTGAAAATGGACCGAACAGAAGTTTTGATTTCTTATTTGGAGCAGATGGTACACACTCCATCGTAAGGAAACTTGTATTCGGTCCTGAAGAAAATTTCAAAAAGTTTTTCGGTGTTTACTTTGCTTTTGCCAAAGCAGATCATATACAAACAGGCAAGTCAGGTAACACGGGAATCGTATACCGGGAGCTGGGCAAACAGGCGGTGATATATCATTTCAAAGAGGGAGCGAATGCTATACTCATGTTTAGGACACCTCAATTGGATTGGGATTATAGAAATGATGACCAACACAAGCAAATTCTAAAAGAATATTTTGGCAATAATACAAATTGGAAAATCCCTGAAATATTAGACACCATGCTTCATTCCGATAATTTGTATTTTGATGAAGCCTGTCAAATTCATATGCCGAACTGGACAAAAGGACGAGTTGCCCTGATTGGCGATGCTGCACATGCACCAAGCTTTTTTACTGGAATGGGTACAAGTCTGGCTTTGCAGGGGGCAACGTTATTAGCAAAGGAGCTTAAAGAAAATGATGATTATAAAACTGCTTTTGAGAAGTATAGTGAAACGTTCAAGCCAGTTGCAGAAAGTATTCAATCACGTATTACAAGAGGACTAAAGGTTCAGTTGCCAGAAACAGAAGAAGAGTTACAGGCATCTTTCATGGCGATGACTAATAATAAGCCGTCCTAG
- a CDS encoding winged helix-turn-helix transcriptional regulator → MKKDKIEIGEKCKSHIRGVKDTMDLLDGKWKTLIISQLYYIGKLRFMDLKRQVEGIASKTLSKELKDLEMNNLIKRTQNNTMPVSVDYELTCFGESLHTIIDTMGEWGIKYRKDLLGKETKVVAEVVN, encoded by the coding sequence ATGAAAAAAGATAAAATTGAGATCGGTGAAAAATGCAAAAGCCATATCCGTGGGGTAAAGGATACCATGGATCTACTGGACGGAAAATGGAAAACCCTTATTATAAGCCAATTATACTACATTGGGAAATTGCGTTTTATGGATTTAAAAAGGCAGGTAGAAGGTATCGCTTCAAAAACCCTTTCAAAGGAATTGAAGGATCTGGAAATGAATAACCTTATCAAAAGAACCCAGAACAATACCATGCCCGTTTCTGTGGATTATGAACTGACCTGTTTTGGTGAAAGCCTGCATACGATTATCGATACGATGGGAGAGTGGGGGATCAAGTACAGGAAAGATTTGCTAGGAAAAGAGACTAAAGTGGTTGCTGAAGTTGTAAATTGA